A single Desulfobaculum xiamenense DNA region contains:
- the ffh gene encoding signal recognition particle protein, protein MFDSLSDRLESAFKKFKGQGRLDESNIQEGLREVRLALLEADVNFKVVKDFTERIRERCLGQEVLGSLTPGQQVIKIVNEEMVGLLGGETQDVDLRGKPAVVMMVGLQGSGKTTSAAKLALHFRRLRKMKPYLVPADVYRPAAIDQLQTLGRQLDVPVFASDTSMDPVEICRKGIEAAREEGCNVVLLDTAGRLHIDETLMDELANIKAACAPGEILFVADAMIGQEAVTVAEAFNEKLDISGVVLTKMDGDARGGAALSIKSVTGKPIKFVGMGEKVNDLEVFHPDRAASRILGMGDILTLIEKAQTTMDQEEAEAIGKKFQRAEFDFEDFRTQMRRLKKLGSLEGILKLLPGMKGLKEKLGNLSVPDKEMGRIDAIISSMTMEERRNPAIINASRKERIARGSGVSVNDVNQLVKNFEQMRKMMKRMMGGGTKGKTPRMPRMPKGMPGMPGMPKGLPGMGGMPGGMPGMSGMPGMGDMGDAEGGRASAGSTKAKTERKKRKKTAGKNKKKKK, encoded by the coding sequence ATGTTCGACAGCCTTTCAGACCGCCTGGAATCGGCATTCAAGAAGTTCAAGGGGCAGGGTCGCCTCGATGAGTCCAACATTCAGGAAGGCCTGCGCGAAGTTCGTCTGGCGCTTCTGGAAGCGGACGTCAATTTCAAGGTCGTCAAGGACTTCACCGAGCGCATCCGCGAGCGCTGCCTCGGGCAGGAGGTTCTGGGCAGCCTGACCCCCGGCCAGCAGGTCATCAAGATCGTCAATGAAGAGATGGTCGGCCTGCTCGGTGGCGAGACGCAGGACGTCGATCTGCGCGGCAAGCCCGCCGTCGTGATGATGGTCGGCCTGCAGGGCTCGGGCAAGACGACCTCCGCCGCAAAGCTGGCCCTGCACTTCCGCCGCCTGCGCAAGATGAAGCCGTACCTCGTCCCCGCGGACGTGTATCGCCCCGCGGCCATCGACCAGTTGCAGACGCTGGGCCGTCAGTTGGACGTGCCCGTCTTCGCGTCCGACACGTCCATGGACCCCGTGGAGATCTGCCGCAAGGGCATCGAGGCCGCGCGCGAGGAGGGCTGCAACGTCGTCCTGCTCGACACCGCCGGTCGTCTCCACATCGACGAAACGCTCATGGACGAGCTGGCCAACATCAAGGCCGCCTGCGCCCCCGGCGAGATTCTCTTTGTCGCCGACGCGATGATCGGCCAGGAGGCCGTCACCGTCGCCGAGGCCTTCAACGAGAAGCTCGATATCTCCGGCGTGGTGCTCACCAAGATGGACGGCGACGCCCGTGGCGGCGCGGCCCTGTCCATCAAGTCCGTGACCGGCAAGCCCATCAAGTTCGTGGGCATGGGCGAAAAGGTCAACGACCTCGAAGTGTTCCATCCTGACCGCGCTGCGTCGCGCATCCTCGGCATGGGTGACATCCTCACCCTCATCGAGAAGGCGCAGACCACGATGGACCAGGAGGAAGCCGAGGCCATCGGCAAGAAATTTCAGCGCGCGGAGTTCGATTTCGAGGACTTCCGCACGCAGATGCGCCGGCTGAAGAAGCTCGGATCCCTCGAAGGCATCCTGAAGCTGCTTCCCGGCATGAAGGGCCTCAAGGAGAAGCTTGGCAACCTCTCCGTTCCTGACAAGGAAATGGGCCGCATCGACGCCATCATCAGTTCCATGACGATGGAGGAGCGCCGCAACCCCGCCATCATCAATGCCAGCCGCAAGGAACGCATCGCCCGTGGTTCCGGCGTGAGCGTCAACGACGTGAATCAGCTGGTGAAGAACTTCGAGCAGATGCGCAAGATGATGAAGCGGATGATGGGCGGCGGCACCAAGGGCAAGACGCCCCGGATGCCGCGCATGCCCAAGGGTATGCCGGGTATGCCCGGAATGCCCAAGGGTCTGCCCGGAATGGGCGGCATGCCCGGTGGAATGCCGGGAATGTCCGGAATGCCTGGCATGGGCGACATGGGTGACGCCGAGGGAGGACGTGCATCCGCAGGTTCCACCAAGGCGAAGACCGAGCGCAAGAAGCG